A genomic segment from Gadus morhua chromosome 4, gadMor3.0, whole genome shotgun sequence encodes:
- the pstpip2 gene encoding proline-serine-threonine phosphatase-interacting protein 2 isoform X1 yields the protein MAYTHFKDNFWNSDPTGTVGYDVIIQHLNDGRRTCKEVEEFMKARASIEDKYAKDLLGLSRKVFGLNEMNTLKRSLDMFKLQIEHVGQTHLQLAQNMRDEAKKLEDFRERQKDAKKKVEFQMDSLHKQKVLQFRRTLESKKAYEQKCRDKEEADQNVNRNANNTRNIEKLHSKALQAKQNADEADRVYFQNVTSLAKIRNEWLNEHGNACEVFEAQAKERINTLRNTVWTHVNQLSQQCVTSDELYEEVRKSLDQCDIKEDIEYFIHLRRTGDKPPAPVLYENFYSSDRNPNAGQFSKSPLPINRRATLPDPGTDDVIYSTLQEPGYSFIQF from the exons ATGGCCTATACGCATTTTAAGGACAACTTTTGG AACTCGGACCCCACTGGCACAGTAGGGTATGACGTCATCATACAGCATCTTAATGACGGAAGGCGCACTtgcaaggaggtggaggagttcatgAAGGCGAG GGCATCCATTGAGGATAAGTATGCTAAAGATCTTCTAGGTCTGTCCAGGAAGGTGTTTGGGCTCAACGAAATGAA CACATTGAAGAGATCCCTGGACATGTTCAAATTAC AGATCGAACACGTTGGACAAACTCATCTGCAGTTGGCGCAGAATATGAGAGATGAGGCCAAAAAACTAGAAGACTTCAGAGAAAGACAAAAGGACGCAAAGAAGAAG GTTGAATTCCAGATGGATTCTCTCCACAAACAGAAAGTCTTGCAATTCAGGAGAACATTAGAG TCAAAAAAGGCCTATGAGCAAAAGTGCCGAGACAAAGAAGAGGCCGATCAGAATGTCAACCGAAATGCCAACAACACAAGGAACATCGAGAAG CTGCACTCAAAGGCCCTGCAAGCAAAACAAAACGCTGACGAAGCAG ACAGGGTATATTTCCAGAACGTGACGTCGCTGGCAAAGATAAGAAATGAGTGGCTGAATGAACACGGCAATGCCTGTGAG GTGTTTGAGGCCCAGGCCAAGGAGAGGATCAACACTCTCCGCAACACTGTCTGGACCCACGTCAACCAGCTGTCGCAGCAGTGTGTGACCAGCGACGAG ctgtacGAGGAGGTGAGGAAGTCCTTGGATCAGTGTGACATAAAAGAAGACATTGAATATTTTATACATCTCAGACGCACCGGAGATAAACCaccag CACCCGTTTTGTACGAGAACTTCTACAGCAGTGACAGAAATCCAAACGCTGGCCAGTTCTCCAAATCACCTCTTCCAATCAACAG GCGGGCCACTTTACCTGATCCGGGAACAG ATGATGTGATCTACTCAACGTTACAGGAACCAGGATACAGTTTTATCCAGTTCTAG
- the pstpip2 gene encoding proline-serine-threonine phosphatase-interacting protein 2 isoform X2, whose product MKARASIEDKYAKDLLGLSRKVFGLNEMNTLKRSLDMFKLQIEHVGQTHLQLAQNMRDEAKKLEDFRERQKDAKKKVEFQMDSLHKQKVLQFRRTLESKKAYEQKCRDKEEADQNVNRNANNTRNIEKLHSKALQAKQNADEADRVYFQNVTSLAKIRNEWLNEHGNACEVFEAQAKERINTLRNTVWTHVNQLSQQCVTSDELYEEVRKSLDQCDIKEDIEYFIHLRRTGDKPPAPVLYENFYSSDRNPNAGQFSKSPLPINRRATLPDPGTDDVIYSTLQEPGYSFIQF is encoded by the exons atgAAGGCGAG GGCATCCATTGAGGATAAGTATGCTAAAGATCTTCTAGGTCTGTCCAGGAAGGTGTTTGGGCTCAACGAAATGAA CACATTGAAGAGATCCCTGGACATGTTCAAATTAC AGATCGAACACGTTGGACAAACTCATCTGCAGTTGGCGCAGAATATGAGAGATGAGGCCAAAAAACTAGAAGACTTCAGAGAAAGACAAAAGGACGCAAAGAAGAAG GTTGAATTCCAGATGGATTCTCTCCACAAACAGAAAGTCTTGCAATTCAGGAGAACATTAGAG TCAAAAAAGGCCTATGAGCAAAAGTGCCGAGACAAAGAAGAGGCCGATCAGAATGTCAACCGAAATGCCAACAACACAAGGAACATCGAGAAG CTGCACTCAAAGGCCCTGCAAGCAAAACAAAACGCTGACGAAGCAG ACAGGGTATATTTCCAGAACGTGACGTCGCTGGCAAAGATAAGAAATGAGTGGCTGAATGAACACGGCAATGCCTGTGAG GTGTTTGAGGCCCAGGCCAAGGAGAGGATCAACACTCTCCGCAACACTGTCTGGACCCACGTCAACCAGCTGTCGCAGCAGTGTGTGACCAGCGACGAG ctgtacGAGGAGGTGAGGAAGTCCTTGGATCAGTGTGACATAAAAGAAGACATTGAATATTTTATACATCTCAGACGCACCGGAGATAAACCaccag CACCCGTTTTGTACGAGAACTTCTACAGCAGTGACAGAAATCCAAACGCTGGCCAGTTCTCCAAATCACCTCTTCCAATCAACAG GCGGGCCACTTTACCTGATCCGGGAACAG ATGATGTGATCTACTCAACGTTACAGGAACCAGGATACAGTTTTATCCAGTTCTAG